A single Chiloscyllium punctatum isolate Juve2018m chromosome 26, sChiPun1.3, whole genome shotgun sequence DNA region contains:
- the sdr42e1 gene encoding short-chain dehydrogenase/reductase family 42E member 1 has translation METSATETILITGGAGYLGYRLGYALHRVGRKVILFDIQKPIQHVPDTVAFIKGDICNYQEVDHVIRNVDCVFHLASYGMSGREQLNKKLIEDVNVKGTEHVIQACLNNGISRLLYTSTYNVVFGGQVIKNGDESLPYLPLHLHPDHYSRTKSLAEMKVLQANGTKLKKGTGVLYTCALRPAGIYGPGEQRHLPRIVNYIESGLFKFLYGAADSLVEFVHVDNLVSAHILASEALTRRKNHIAGGQAYFISDGKPVNNFEFFKPLVEGLGYKYPTIRLPLRLVYFVAFLTEIIHFCVGSIYNFQPFLTRTEVYKTGVTHYFSLQKARKELGYNPQEHNLGDVVEWFKTRGHGRKVTGYNIKCFIWDVIFLMLLSAVIMSWIPVVSA, from the exons ATGGAAACCTCAGCAACAGAAACGATCCTGATCACTGGCGGGGCAGGTTATTTAGGATACAG GTTGGGCTATGCCCTGCACAGGGTGGGCAGAAAAGTGATCCTCTTTGACATCCAAAAGCCCATTCAGCATGTGCCTGACACGGTAGCCTTTATAAAGGGAGATATTTGCAACTACCAGGAAGTGGACCATGTAATAAGGAATGTAGATTGTGTTTTCCATTTAGCTTCATATGGCATGTCTGGAAGGGAACAATTAAATAAAAAATTAATAGAGGACGTCAATGTTAAAGGGACAGAGCATGTGATCCAAGCCTGCCTGAACAATGGGATATCAAGACTGCTTTACACAAGTACATATAATGTTGTATTTGGAGGCCAAGTAATTAAAAATGGGGATGAATCTCTCCCTTATCTTCCACTGcatcttcatccagatcattactCAAGGACTAAATCTTTAGCGGAGATGAAGGTGCTTCAAGCAAATGGAACAAAGCTAAAGAAAGGCACTGGTGTTTTATACACCTGTGCCCTGCGCCCAGCAGGCATTTATGGACCTGGTGAGCAAAGACATCTTCCCAGAATAGTTAATTATATAGAGAGTGGACTCTTCAAGTTTTTGTATGGAGCAGCAGATAGTTTGGTGGAATTTGTCCATGTCGACAACCTTGTTTCTGCGCACATACTGGCATCAGAAGCTCTAACACGAAGAAAAAATCACATTGCTGGTGGCCAAGCTTATTTTATCTCTGATGGCAAGCCAGTGAATAACTTCGAATTTTTCAAACCATTAGTAGAAGGCCTTGGATACAAATACCCTACAATTCGGCTGCCACTCAGACTGGTTTATTTTGTTGCTTTCCTCACTGAAATCATTCATTTTTGTGTGGGCAGCATTTATAATTTTCAACCATTTTTGACTCgcacagaagtttataaaacagGAGTCACTCATTATTTCAGCCTGCAGAAAGCTAGGAAAGAACTAGGGTACAACCCACAGGAACATAACCTTGGTGATGTTGTGGAGTGGTTCAAAACACGTGGTCATGGGCGGAAGGTAACTGGCTACAATATTAAATGCTTTATATGGGATGTGATTTTTTTAATGTTGCTGTCGGCTGTTATCATGTCTTGGATTCCAGTAGTTTCAGCATAG